The region AATTGTGACTGGTTCATTTCCAGTTTATCATTGATCGGGTCCGCTCGAGGCTCGCGGGATGGAAGGGTAGACTGATGAGCATGGCTGGTAGGCGGGTGCTGGTGCATGTAGTGTTAACAGCTCTGTCAGTTTTCTCTATGATAGTCCTCAAGGTGCCCAAGAAATACTCAAGGAGGTGGATAAAACGTGACGACAATTCCTTTGGGCACAGGATGAAAACATAACGGGTGCCAAATGCAAATTGGCCTGGGACAAAGTATGCCTACCCGTGGCCAAGGGGGGGCTCGGCATCCTGGACCTCCATCGGTTCAGCACGGCACTACGGATGATATGGCTATGGCTCGCATGGCAGCAACCGCGACGGCCATGGATGAACTTCTTAGCTCCATGTGAAGAAGAGGACCGCAAGCTGTTTGCATCCGCTACCTCGGTGCAGCTGGGTAACGGAAAAACTGCAAGATTCTGGACAAGCACGTGGCTTGGTTCCGTGGCGCTGTACCGTGAATTTCCAAACTTGTTTCAACATACAAGAAGGAAGAACAGGACAATTCAGGAAGCTTTGACAGATGACAAATGGATACAGGACCTGCGGCAAGGAGACATAGAAAGCATTGTTCTCGAGTTCTTGCAGATGTGGTGGAAGATTCAAAGGGCAGGCATTGTCCTCTCCCTTGAAGAGGACAAGATCAGCTGGGTGGGCGGAGGAGGAAGTTCTTACTCGGCCAGCGCTGCATACAACCTCCAAATTAATGGAGCCCCATCATCAGGAATCAAAGCAGCAGTCTGGAAGGCCTTGGCTCCAGGCACCGTGAAAATCTTTGCCTGGCTGCTTCACCATGACAGGCTATGGTGCAATGATCGTCTGCAACAGCGTGGATGGCCGAATGGGTACTTTTGTGTTTTCTGCAACAGAAACCTGGAGAGCTCAATGCATCTCTTCTGGGACTGCCCCTTCTCTTGCTCGATCTGGCAGAAGGCATCCTCAAGGTCCGGCTGTGCAGCAATGAAGGAGAAGCGGGAAATGCATCGCAGCTCCCTCAAGCACTGGGAAAGGCTAACTGCCCTGACGCCACCAAGCTTTAGAaagggtttcaagtcgatgatgttgCTGATTACCTGGGAGCTAtggaaggagagaaatgtgtgCATCTTCAGAGGCAAGCTGCCACAAACTGAAGATGTCCGGCGCACCATCAAGGGCACGCTGGAACTGTGGCGACTAGCAGGAGCACGATGCCTAGAGCCCCCCTTCGGGGAAGATGTAGCGAGATAGCAGCCCATGGGCTATATCCTCcctctttttcctttctttttcagtCGCTGCTCTCGTCTCTTGTAACCATGATCACTTGATCACCGATGTTTTCCCCGCTTGCTTTCTCCTAAATCAATGAAGCCGGCAACCCCAGATCTTTCAAAAAAACAATTTGGTTCATTTAATCTGACATGTTCATATAACTAATCTGACAACTACGGGGTAGGAAAGAAAGTACTTAGCAAATCCTGTTATGTCATGCTCGGCCACTATTCCGGCAACCTGATACAAATCAATCTGGCAACCTTGTAAAACTAGTATGACAACTAGGGTAGGGCAAGTACAGCAAATTTGGTTATGACTTCAAAAAAAAAAGATTATGGCAAGCTCGGCCACTATTTCTAGTAacctgttactccctccgtccgaaaatacttgtcatcaaaatgaataaaaagggatgtatctagaactaaaataagtctagatacaccgccttttattcattttgatgacaagtatttccggacggagggagtacaatcttTCTTGCAGACTGATAAATCTAATCTGACAACTATGGGCAGTAGGAAAAAAATCAGAGCATGATAAGCTCGACACCTAATTGCGACAACATTATACAGATCTGGCAACTAGGGAGTAGGTATGTACAACAAATCAATCTTCGcatttttattttctctctttgtttctccccttggttGTTCTTGCCCAACATGACATgtgaagttttttttttttgagaagaagGGCATGCCAGCGAGGTGAAAGATCCCGGGGGTgtgactttttttttcttttgaggaaGAAGCATGGGCTGGAAGCTGAAAACGACAGGGAAAAGCTGGGGCTCATGCATGTGCAGCCAACCCACCAGCCAATAGCCATTTTAAGATCATCTTCCATAGATGATGTAGATTTAAAAGTAACTAAATTTTGCATCTTCGAGGCTCAACAACCCCTCTCCAAAAGATGATATAGATGAAAAAAAATACATCTTCACCGTTCGAAGATGTAAACTACAACACCCGTGGTGAATTTGCATCTCCACGTACAGAAGATGTAAAAACGACGGTCGCGCGCCAACCGCCCAACTGCCTTCATTTCGCTTTCACGCGACCGCCGCTTGTCCACCCGACGGCCGGCTAACGCCGGTGaccccgccgcgccgcccgcccaCCACTGGTCAGACCTACCTCGTCGCAGTCATCGTCGGTGTCACCACAAGCCCCAAGCTGCCATGCCGCCGCCTCGGATTTTCCCCACCGAGGCTGGTTGCCGTCGCGCCGGAGCTGCCTGTGAAGAAGCAGCGAGCCGCCAAGCCATGCAGTGGAGGCGTGAAGCGACACATAGCGCAACCCGACGGTGAACCAACCTCGGTCGGCCAAAATTTCAAAGTTGAACGTGGCTGCGGCGGGCGATTGGTTGTCGCCGGCGGCTGTGGCTTCCTCCTCCGGCCAAACAGGCCCTCCTCCACCTTCGTCATCGCCCCTACGCCGttcctcctcctctcgccgcctTGAATCGCTGCTGCTCCGCCGTCCCGATtcgcgccgctgccgccgcaccaattcgccacccccgccgcccctccgacgctccgccgccaccgccccgaatCGGGCCGCGCCGTCGCCGTCCCCCCTACCTATGCCCCGTAGTTTTTACATCTCCATTTTGCATCATCTATTGAAGTTGCACTTTTTACATCTTCattttacatcatctgttggagtttGGCCCTTTTTCGAAGATGAAAAAGCACTTTTTAAATATGTAAATTTTTACATCTTTAAGTTTGCATCTTCAATTGAAGATGCTCTAAAAATAGACTCTTCGGTCTGTGGCAGTGGGCCGTCGCACGGGCAGCCGCCTGAGGCGCAAAGAAAAAACTTAGACCACGTGGAAGCCTGACATATTCCGAGAAGAATGTACAACGAGTCGTCACCAGTTCTTTCCCCTCGCTTCTCCTTTACTACCTTATACTACTATAAAAAGGGCACTTCCTGCTAGTAGCTCTTCATCCCCAGCAAAGCTTCAAATTTGATCGAGCCATGGAGCTAAGCGCAGCCACCCTCCTGGTCCTATCCTTCGTCTCACTGATGATTCTCGTGTCTTTGCTTAGCCGCAAAACCACAGCAAGTTCCAAGGGGAGGAAGCCTCCCGGCCCACGGTGCCTCCCCTTCATCGGAAGCCTCCTCCACCTCCTGACAGCGACGCCGCAGATCGCTCTCCGGGACCTGGCCAAGAAACACGGCCCAGTGATGTACCTGCGGTTGGGCCAGGTGGACGCCGTGGTGATCTCCTCGCCGGCAGCCGCACAGGTGGTGCTCCGGGATAGCTCCCTCACCTTCGCGTCAAGGCCGAAACTTCTGGCCGCGGAGATCGTGGGCTACGGGAGCGTCGACATAGCCTTCGCGCCATACGGCGCGTACTGGAGGACCCTGCGCAAGCTCTGCATGGTGGAGCTCCTGAGCGCGCGAAAGGTGAGGCAGTTTGCGCCCATCAGGAACAGCGTGAGCATGTCCCTCGTTAGGGATGTCCGCGCCGCCGGCGGCGAGCCCGTCAATCTCGGGAAGCTGCTCGTGTCGTGCACGAACACGATTACTGCAAAGGCGACGTTCGGCGACGAGTTCGACGCCGAGCTCCAAGAGCGGTTCCTGGCTGGGATGGATGTGCTGCTCAAGATAGTTGGGGCATTCTCCTTCGGGGACCTCTTCCCTTCGCTGTGGTTCCTGGACGTCGTCACTGGGCTGAGGCGCTCGGTCTGGCGAGCGCGCCGGCAGTTCGACGCCATCTTTGACAAGATCATCGCCAGCTGCGAGGCGCGACGGGCGGAGAAAAAGAATGCCACAGCCGGAGACGATGACCTTCTGGGCGTCATGCTTAGGATTAAGGATGAGGCGCAGCATGAGTTCCCCATCGGCATCACAAACATCAAGGCAATTATAGTGGTAAGTGCTCAAAGGCCGGCCTTCTATCTGATTCTCTGCTAATAATCTCTTCCATCCATATTAATTGTTGCTGATTTACTACTACAACTTTATACTAAATCAACAATAATTAATATGAATAGGAAGGAGTAAGTTTAGAGAGTTTAGAGAGAAATACTATAAGAAAGTTTAGAGAGATCACTAAGTAGGGAGTAAGACATAAGGTTCTACCTTCCGTCAATTTTTCTTTCGCCCGCCCGTCCGCCATTTCTCTATACGTTATTTCCATCCTTCCAATTTTctttgaaaaaaagaaaaaaacaaatgcTTGCACGAATCTTGGCGTAAAAttaatgacataggacttagatgtgcaacacttaGAGCACATCTACATGTGTTTTAGCAATATTGTTACTAGAAATTTCATCTTCTAAATTAAGAAAGTACGAGAACAATATTCCATCCTAGAAAGAAAGTTATATTGTTGTAGTCGGATTAATCCCACTCTATATATTTCCTATAGGACTTGTTCACGGCAGGCACGGAGACGACGTCGTCACTCCTTGAGTGGATCATGTCAGAGCTCATAAGGAACCCAGAGGTGATGG is a window of Triticum dicoccoides isolate Atlit2015 ecotype Zavitan chromosome 2B, WEW_v2.0, whole genome shotgun sequence DNA encoding:
- the LOC119365399 gene encoding cytochrome P450 99A2-like, which translates into the protein MELSAATLLVLSFVSLMILVSLLSRKTTASSKGRKPPGPRCLPFIGSLLHLLTATPQIALRDLAKKHGPVMYLRLGQVDAVVISSPAAAQVVLRDSSLTFASRPKLLAAEIVGYGSVDIAFAPYGAYWRTLRKLCMVELLSARKVRQFAPIRNSVSMSLVRDVRAAGGEPVNLGKLLVSCTNTITAKATFGDEFDAELQERFLAGMDVLLKIVGAFSFGDLFPSLWFLDVVTGLRRSVWRARRQFDAIFDKIIASCEARRAEKKNATAGDDDLLGVMLRIKDEAQHEFPIGITNIKAIIVDLFTAGTETTSSLLEWIMSELIRNPEVMAKVQEEVRQTLDNKSPGDHEVHMDKLRYMKMVIKEGLRLYPAAPLLLPRVCSKTCDVGGFEITEGSRVMVNAWAIARNPEYWHDADEFKPERFEDIIVDYNGTQFEYLPFGSGRRMCPGNTFGLATLELILARLLYFFDWSLPGGMHLDELDMDMIVGTTLRRKNQLHLVATPYNVPMEL